The window TTCGCGGATGAGCAAGGAAGGAGACCGGGTGAGCAGCCCGGATCGGACGAGTGGCACGCCCGTACCGCAGTTGTTGACCGCGGCACGCGCCGGTGACGGCACCGCCTTCGGCCACCTGGTCGGCCCGCTCCGCGACGAGCTGCACGCCTACTGCTACCGGATGCTGGGCTCAGTGCACGACGCCGACGACGCGGTGCAGGACACCTTCGACCGGGCGTGGCGCAACCTGGACCGGTTCGAGGACCGGGACGGGTCGATCCGGCCCTGGCTGTACAAGATCGCCACGAACCGTGCCCTGACCATCATCGAGCGTCGCGGCAGGCGGGAACTCCCCACCGACCTGAGCCCGCAGGGGGCACCCCTGGTCGAGACGGTGTGGCTGGGTCCGTACCCGGACCAGCCGGCCGGACCGACGGCGTCGCGCAGCCCGGAAGCGCAGATCATCGCCCAGGAAAGCGTCGAGCTGGCGTTCGTCGCGGCCCTGCAACACCTGTCGGCCACGCAGCGGGCGGTCCTGCTGCTCCGCGACGTACTCGCCTACCCCGCCAGCGACGTCGCCGACCTGC is drawn from Micromonospora sp. Llam0 and contains these coding sequences:
- a CDS encoding sigma-70 family RNA polymerase sigma factor, producing the protein MSKEGDRVSSPDRTSGTPVPQLLTAARAGDGTAFGHLVGPLRDELHAYCYRMLGSVHDADDAVQDTFDRAWRNLDRFEDRDGSIRPWLYKIATNRALTIIERRGRRELPTDLSPQGAPLVETVWLGPYPDQPAGPTASRSPEAQIIAQESVELAFVAALQHLSATQRAVLLLRDVLAYPASDVADLLDTTVPAVNSALQRARRAVAELQPAASQQRTLAALGDAAQRELARRYAAAWQANDVEAIVAMLTEDARYSMPPMTTWYDGRDAIRPFLVDVVLRHRWRFLPTRANGQLAFGTYLWNDDRNAYVPAGLDVLTLRGQQVAEVVAFLDADLPTFGLPAQLTG